TGATCGAGAGCTACCGCATGGACGAGTACGCCCTCGACCTCGACTTGTCCTACCCGATCTGGGAGGTGCTGCATGAGTCGATGGGTTTCGGAAAGCCCGACGGCCACGTCCCCATTCGCATCGCTGTCGGCAAGGTGAACAACGACTGGGAACCTGTCGTGCGCTACATCGCCGACACGCTCGGCGTGGACGTCCAACGAGTGGCACTGGACTGGGAGACGATCCTGGCTCCGCGCGACCTGGACACCGCGCTCGGGGTGATACCGAAGGACACCATCTGCGGCCACCGCTGGCAACTCGCCGCGATGCACGACGGGCGTCCCGTCGTATCGGTTCAGTACTTCGCCGCGGTGACCTCGACGCCGTGGCCCGACTCTTGGCCGCGCCCAGCGCAACCCGGTAAGGGAGGCATGGTGTTTCGCATCGAAGGAAATCCGAACATGACTCTCGATCTGCATCTGGACCCAGCACCAGGCGACTCCACCAACCCTGGCGTCGCCGCGACGGCAATGGCGGCCGTGAACGCCATCCCCGCGGTCATCGACGCCGCGCCCGGACTGCTGGGCGCGCCACTGGCCGGCCCGTCGATCGTGACCCGTCAGATCCGGCGCTGACACGTCCAAGCCGCCGATCATGACACGATGAATGTCAGCGCCGGGTGAGGGGTGAGAGGTGGCAAGCCGACAAACCGTCCGACGAGCGCGAGGCTCGCTGACTGACGATGCCATCGTGGAGGCAGCCTTCGCGATAGCAACGGAGTCCTCAATCGAGGAGCTCAGCATTCCGCTGGTCGCCAAGTCGCTGAACGTCGGCGTAACCAGCATCTACTGGCACGTACGCAACAAGTCAGAGCTTCTCGACGCCATGACCGATCGCGCGTTGCGCCGCAGCGGATTACCGGCGTTCACCGAGTCGAACGATTGGCGCGAGTCGTTGAAGGTACACGCACGCGGCGTGCGCCGGACCTTCCTCAGCGATCCGGTGTTGACGGATCTGATCCTTGTTCGAGGCACACTGAGTCCGCTGGCCCGACGGCTCGGCGAGCAGGAGACGCAGAAGGCGATTGCCAACATGATCGATTCCGGTCTCGACGAGCAGACAGCGCACGACACGTACTCGGCGGTGTCGGAACTGGTTCGAGGGTCGGTACTGCTCGCACGGATGACGCAGAAACACAGCGCAGCACAGAGAGCGGTGACTGCCGAGGGCGGATTCACCGGCGCCCCGGCACCGGTGAACGATCGAGCATTCGAACTTCTGCTGACCTCACTGCTCGCTGGGGCAGCGCTCTGATTCTGAGGTTTCAGTCGGTGCGTTCTACTGCCGGCTCCGAAATGGTGGCTCGTGGGGCGGACGCGACGACGGTCTCGCGGGCGCGTACCGTTGCGACTCCCATCAGGTGGTGCTGGTTCAGCCGGACTCCGATCCGATCGATCAGTCCGCACCGTTTTGGACTGTGAAGGTTGGCGATCTGCCGGGGTTTGGTCAACCGGCGCAACCGCCCACCACCCATCGCGTTGCCACGGCTTGGTTTGCGGCCAACTGAGGTCTGCGAAGATTCGGCTGAATCTGAGAGCAGGGGAGTCAGCCCTTCCAGACCACCTTGTCGGTACCGCCGGCGTCCCGGTAGACCACGCTGTCGGGAACCGTGCCCCCGCGTACGTCGAAGTAGATCCGTCCCGATGTCTGGGTGCCCGGCGCGATCGGCTGGTTGGGAAGGCCGTCGGTCTGGTGCCCCTTCATGTCCGCGTAGGTGGAGCTGTTGACCGCTCGAGCGTTGAAGTCGGAAATGTTGGGCGTCGGAGAGCCGCTCACGGCGCGGGCTGTGACATCGGAGTACCAGATGCCGTCGTTGTGCCCGCTGGGCTGCAGCGTGCTCACGGTGTAGTCGATGGCGCCACCCGGGCTCGGAATCTCAGCCGTTTGGCCGAACTGGAGGACTTCCGGGTCGGCGAACGCCGATGGCGCCGCCAGCACTCCGGCAGCCGCGATACCGGCGGCTGCTGCCGTCGTTTTCAATGCGATGTGCGAGAACGTCATGTCACACTCCCTCCGCCAGGTTCCTGCTGTTCAGGAATGACTACGTTCTGTTCCGCTGAGTGCGTAGCCAAACTGAGTGTTTTCAAACCTCAGTAACATCGGCTCGGTGAGTGAGGCACTTGACGAGGGCCCGTTCTTTCACGGCACCAAGGCAGAACTGCGCCCCGGCGACCTTCTGACGGCAGGGTTCAACTCCAACTACCGGCCCGAGGTCGTCATGAATCACATCTACTTCACCGCGCTGCGCGACGGCGCTGGACTCGCGGCAGAGGTGGCCGCGCTCGACGGGTCGACCCCACACGTCTACGAGGTCCTTCCCACCGGGCCCTTTGAGGATGATCCGAACGTCACGGACAAGAAGTTTCCGGGCAACCCCACGCGGTCCTTTCGGAGCGAATCACCGCTTCGGGTGGTGCGTGAAGTTACCGACTGGACGCGGCTGACGCCTGAGGCGCTGCAGATGTGGCGGGACCGGCTGGCGGCGATCCGCGACGACGAACGAGCCGAGATCATCAACTGACGAGAGGCGTTGTGCCACCGCGTCTTTCGTCCCCGCCTAGCCGCCGGAAAGCACTCGCACGGCTGGACGCCTGACGGCTTCCGGCACACGTTCTGGCAAATATCGAGACGGCCATCGATCACCGCTGCGCGGACGTCTGATCATCCGGACTGTACTGGCGTTTTGCCATCTCTTGAATGTTCCAATACAGTTCTCGGCTAATCGCCACGGTGCCGTAGTACCAGGCAAGGTGGCACGGATCACATTTTGGCAACCGGGGTGGTGGTTGCCACAGATGTGACGTGTCGGGCGGCAGGTCAATTCCTGCGTCGCCGCAGCTGTAATCCATGCAGCAAACTCTTGCTGGCGTGCGCCCGATCGTGCGGTGCTGGTCGCCGCACTGATGACCGGTGTGCAGTTCAACCCTGTCTTGCATCGCGAGGCGGGGTTGGAGGGGGGCGTTCGTGTCCGCCACACGAATCCACAAGTTCAAACCCCCCACAGAGGAGAGCAAGCCCATGCCGGGAGTCGACCGACTCATGGAGACGTTCGGAAAACCGAAGCACGTCAAGAAGATCATCAGCAGCGTGCTCGTCGCGTCGGGTC
Above is a window of Mycolicibacterium boenickei DNA encoding:
- a CDS encoding dihydrodipicolinate reductase; the protein is MTGSVALRAIIDDPALELTGLKVSSPAKVGMDAGALCGRPDIGVAATDDLGVVLDAKPDCIAYCATAVRREDEVIADIVGYLDAGINVVTISAIPMVYPNAAPANWREPIEDAARRGNSTFYATGCEPGFVSLNLPTALLAGAGVIESYRMDEYALDLDLSYPIWEVLHESMGFGKPDGHVPIRIAVGKVNNDWEPVVRYIADTLGVDVQRVALDWETILAPRDLDTALGVIPKDTICGHRWQLAAMHDGRPVVSVQYFAAVTSTPWPDSWPRPAQPGKGGMVFRIEGNPNMTLDLHLDPAPGDSTNPGVAATAMAAVNAIPAVIDAAPGLLGAPLAGPSIVTRQIRR
- a CDS encoding TetR family transcriptional regulator; translation: MEAAFAIATESSIEELSIPLVAKSLNVGVTSIYWHVRNKSELLDAMTDRALRRSGLPAFTESNDWRESLKVHARGVRRTFLSDPVLTDLILVRGTLSPLARRLGEQETQKAIANMIDSGLDEQTAHDTYSAVSELVRGSVLLARMTQKHSAAQRAVTAEGGFTGAPAPVNDRAFELLLTSLLAGAAL
- a CDS encoding DUF1942 domain-containing protein — translated: MTFSHIALKTTAAAAGIAAAGVLAAPSAFADPEVLQFGQTAEIPSPGGAIDYTVSTLQPSGHNDGIWYSDVTARAVSGSPTPNISDFNARAVNSSTYADMKGHQTDGLPNQPIAPGTQTSGRIYFDVRGGTVPDSVVYRDAGGTDKVVWKG
- the arr gene encoding NAD(+)--rifampin ADP-ribosyltransferase, translating into MFSNLSNIGSVSEALDEGPFFHGTKAELRPGDLLTAGFNSNYRPEVVMNHIYFTALRDGAGLAAEVAALDGSTPHVYEVLPTGPFEDDPNVTDKKFPGNPTRSFRSESPLRVVREVTDWTRLTPEALQMWRDRLAAIRDDERAEIIN